A single region of the Deltaproteobacteria bacterium genome encodes:
- a CDS encoding PBP1A family penicillin-binding protein: MSRATLIRIGVAFGLLVLIAATGAGLLWMWVTSDLPDLTALDSYEPPLTSRVYDRSGALIGEFYSERRTLTPMDEIPKLVVNAFLAAEDDKFYEHGGVDFVSTLRAAWTNLTTDETQGASTITQQLAKNLLLTSERTYSRKAKEAVLAGQIEERFSKDEILWRYLNHIYFGSGAYGVAEAARTYFDKSLADLTASEAALIAGLPKAPGKFSPYLNPVRAEERRVYVLGRMRDVGHIDDATYAAQLAAKPVLRSPSTTDFEVAAYVTEEVRRRLVAEIGNERVLNGGLRVETTIDLALQKRAVAALQSGVEALDHRRGYRGALRKVAPDAIAAELPKLAEENALAEGVPLAPEFFAKPRTGVVLKVDDAKKLARVAFGAGVEANVTLASSSWAHAKKPGTHGASIAKLSQALAAGDVAQFSLTAPAEGATEPSAALYQVPDVQGALLSYDVQTGDLLALVGGYDFAGSEFDRATQARRQAGSAFKPIVYAAALAAGFTPATIVYDRPAVYDDGSGSLWRPENYGREFLGRLTLTEALARSINNAAVYVLSDVGIEPTQELARRLGVKSPLDGGLALALGTSSVTLLEITRAYGVFASGGRLVEPRLIARVLDRKGEVVIENVPLDGPIEKPEDEKTAEDDGEEAKAEAEKQLVVAESEAAEAPEEEDVLPLEDEALGDFGPVEEIVEKRVAPELVVPRGYAMAPAHAYVTARMLRAPVEHPNGTAGRARKLGPYLSGKTGTTNDQTDAWFVGFSPRVVTGVWVGIDARDVLGPKETGGVAALPIWMSFMEAALEKRKPAEPEVPDGVSLLRVDTKTGALASGSSKYAMEEAFLTGTEPLDRVSAPSGEAMAEESPADRRLDF, translated from the coding sequence GTGTCACGGGCGACGCTCATTCGGATCGGCGTTGCGTTCGGGCTGCTCGTACTGATCGCGGCGACCGGCGCGGGCCTGCTCTGGATGTGGGTCACGAGCGACCTGCCCGACCTGACGGCGCTCGACAGCTACGAGCCGCCGCTCACGAGCCGGGTGTACGACCGCAGCGGCGCGCTGATCGGCGAGTTCTACAGCGAGCGGCGCACCCTCACGCCGATGGACGAGATTCCGAAGCTCGTCGTGAACGCGTTCCTCGCGGCCGAGGACGACAAGTTCTACGAGCACGGCGGCGTCGACTTCGTGTCCACGCTGCGCGCTGCCTGGACGAATCTCACGACCGACGAGACGCAGGGCGCGAGCACGATCACGCAGCAGCTCGCGAAGAACCTGCTGCTCACGAGCGAGCGCACCTACTCGCGCAAGGCGAAAGAGGCCGTGCTCGCGGGCCAAATCGAGGAGCGCTTCAGCAAGGACGAGATCCTCTGGCGCTACCTGAACCACATCTACTTCGGCAGCGGCGCTTACGGCGTCGCGGAAGCGGCGCGCACTTACTTCGACAAGTCGCTCGCGGACCTGACGGCCAGCGAGGCCGCGCTGATCGCGGGACTGCCGAAGGCTCCGGGGAAATTCTCGCCCTACCTGAATCCCGTGCGCGCAGAGGAGCGGCGCGTGTACGTGCTCGGACGCATGCGCGATGTCGGCCACATCGACGACGCGACTTACGCTGCGCAGCTCGCGGCAAAACCCGTGCTGCGCTCGCCGTCGACCACGGACTTCGAGGTCGCCGCCTACGTGACCGAAGAGGTGCGCCGGCGGCTCGTCGCCGAGATCGGCAACGAGCGCGTGCTGAACGGCGGGCTGCGCGTCGAGACCACGATCGACCTCGCGCTCCAGAAGCGCGCGGTCGCGGCGCTGCAGAGCGGCGTCGAGGCGCTCGACCATCGCCGCGGCTATCGCGGCGCGCTGCGCAAGGTCGCTCCGGACGCGATCGCGGCGGAGCTGCCGAAGCTCGCGGAGGAGAACGCGCTCGCCGAGGGCGTGCCGCTCGCGCCGGAGTTCTTCGCGAAGCCGCGCACCGGCGTCGTGCTGAAGGTCGACGACGCGAAGAAGCTCGCGCGCGTCGCGTTCGGCGCCGGCGTCGAAGCGAACGTGACGCTCGCCTCGTCGAGCTGGGCGCACGCGAAAAAGCCCGGCACGCACGGCGCCTCGATCGCGAAGCTCTCGCAGGCGCTCGCGGCCGGCGACGTCGCGCAGTTCTCCCTGACAGCTCCCGCCGAGGGCGCGACGGAGCCGAGTGCGGCGCTGTATCAGGTGCCCGACGTGCAGGGCGCGCTGCTCTCGTACGACGTGCAGACCGGCGATCTGCTCGCACTCGTGGGCGGCTACGACTTCGCGGGCAGCGAGTTCGACCGCGCGACGCAGGCGCGCCGCCAAGCCGGCAGCGCATTCAAGCCGATCGTCTACGCCGCCGCGCTCGCCGCGGGCTTCACGCCCGCCACGATCGTCTACGACCGGCCCGCGGTGTACGACGACGGCAGCGGCTCGCTCTGGCGGCCGGAGAACTACGGCCGCGAGTTCCTCGGGCGCCTCACGCTCACCGAGGCGCTCGCGCGCTCCATCAACAACGCCGCGGTCTACGTGCTGAGCGACGTCGGCATCGAGCCCACCCAAGAGCTCGCGCGCAGGCTCGGCGTCAAGTCGCCGCTCGACGGCGGTCTCGCGCTCGCGCTCGGCACGAGCTCCGTGACGCTGCTCGAGATCACGCGCGCCTACGGCGTGTTCGCGTCAGGTGGCCGTCTCGTGGAGCCGCGGCTGATCGCGCGCGTGCTCGATCGCAAGGGCGAGGTGGTGATCGAGAACGTGCCGCTCGACGGGCCGATCGAGAAGCCCGAGGACGAGAAGACAGCGGAGGACGACGGCGAGGAAGCGAAGGCTGAAGCCGAGAAGCAGCTCGTCGTCGCGGAGAGCGAAGCGGCCGAAGCGCCCGAGGAAGAAGACGTGCTCCCGCTCGAAGACGAGGCGCTCGGAGACTTCGGCCCGGTCGAGGAGATCGTCGAGAAGCGCGTCGCGCCGGAGCTCGTCGTGCCGCGCGGCTATGCGATGGCGCCCGCGCACGCGTACGTGACGGCGCGGATGCTGCGCGCGCCCGTCGAGCACCCGAACGGCACGGCGGGCCGCGCGCGCAAGCTCGGGCCGTACTTGTCGGGCAAGACCGGCACGACGAACGACCAAACCGACGCGTGGTTCGTCGGCTTCTCGCCGCGAGTTGTTACGGGGGTGTGGGTCGGAATCGACGCGCGGGACGTGCTCGGGCCCAAGGAGACCGGCGGCGTGGCCGCGCTCCCGATCTGGATGTCGTTCATGGAAGCTGCACTCGAGAAGCGAAAACCCGCCGAGCCCGAAGTGCCCGATGGCGTCTCGCTCTTGCGCGTCGACACCAAGACCGGCGCTCTCGCGAGCGGCTCCTCGAAGTACGCGATGGAGGAGGCGTTCCTCACCGGCACCGAGCCGCTCGACCGTGTGAGCGCGCCGAGCGGCGAGGCGATGGCGGAGGAATCGCCGGCGGATCGAAGGCTGGATTTCTGA
- the gshB gene encoding glutathione synthase, with product MTLTSSALASTERRPRVAKKRKAPARNERAPRAPKAARPSGGARALSLAFVMDPILGLNIKGDTTFALMLEAQRRGHRIYTVDPSDLGVRDARVTAKAQPVELRREVGNHATLGPARLVGLDEEFDVVFQRKDPPVDVAYVTATQILALCRRALVLNRPEGILAANEKLYAMHFAEVMPTTLIAREIPQFVDFMAEMGGQMIVKPLHGKGGEGIFHVTNGDRNLFSILEQSTNFGTRWAIAQQYLPAVRRGDKRILLLDGEPLGAVLRVPAENEARSNLHVGGKATRTQLDAEDLRIVAKLRPWLQRDGLFFVGIDVIGGKLTEVNVTSPTGIQEMNALDGACYETRVIEAVEKKVAARG from the coding sequence ATGACTCTCACTTCATCGGCGCTCGCATCCACGGAACGGAGACCTCGCGTGGCGAAGAAACGCAAAGCCCCGGCGCGCAACGAGCGCGCCCCGCGAGCGCCGAAGGCAGCCAGGCCGAGCGGGGGGGCGCGCGCCCTCTCGCTCGCGTTCGTGATGGACCCGATCCTCGGCCTCAACATCAAGGGCGACACCACCTTCGCGCTGATGCTCGAGGCGCAGCGCCGCGGGCACCGCATCTACACCGTCGACCCGAGCGACCTCGGCGTGCGCGACGCGCGCGTCACGGCGAAGGCGCAGCCCGTGGAGCTGCGCCGCGAGGTCGGGAACCACGCGACGCTCGGGCCGGCGCGGCTCGTGGGCCTCGACGAAGAGTTCGACGTGGTGTTCCAGCGCAAGGACCCGCCGGTCGACGTCGCGTACGTCACGGCCACGCAGATCCTCGCGTTGTGCCGGCGCGCGCTCGTGCTGAATCGCCCCGAAGGCATCCTCGCCGCGAACGAGAAGCTGTACGCGATGCACTTCGCCGAGGTGATGCCGACGACGCTGATCGCGCGCGAGATCCCGCAATTCGTCGACTTCATGGCCGAAATGGGCGGCCAGATGATCGTGAAGCCGCTCCACGGCAAAGGCGGCGAGGGCATCTTCCACGTCACCAACGGCGACCGGAACCTGTTCTCGATCCTCGAGCAGAGCACGAACTTCGGGACGCGCTGGGCGATCGCGCAGCAATACCTGCCCGCCGTGCGGCGCGGCGACAAGCGCATCCTGCTGCTCGACGGCGAGCCGCTCGGCGCGGTGCTGCGCGTGCCCGCCGAGAACGAGGCGCGCTCGAACCTTCACGTGGGCGGCAAGGCGACGCGCACGCAGCTCGACGCGGAAGACCTGCGCATCGTCGCGAAGCTGCGGCCGTGGCTGCAGCGCGATGGCCTCTTCTTCGTCGGCATCGACGTGATCGGCGGCAAGCTCACCGAGGTCAACGTCACGAGCCCGACGGGCATCCAGGAGATGAACGCGCTCGACGGCGCCTGCTACGAGACGCGCGTGATCGAGGCGGTGGAGAAGAAGGTGGCGGCGCGGGGGTGA
- a CDS encoding sigma-54-dependent Fis family transcriptional regulator translates to MSDSENVIAGARREPGAHPFTILVVDDEPAILESIELTLGDDYRVLTALNAREALGLLEREEVALIIADQVMPGMNGASFLERAVAIRPRAVRLMLTGYADIHAIIRAINEGKIYRYIAKPWEPDQLRLDVKNALDAYQLTAENAQLASALAIANEKLRAENLYLRQQVQKTYAFDQLVGAAPSMQRVFDVMQKVAQTDATVLVTGETGTGKDLVARAIHYAGSRKEKRFVAQNCGALPDTLLESELFGHKRGAFTGAHADKKGLFEIADGGTIFLDEIGETEPGMQVRLLRVLQDGEIRPLGSSDVKRVDVRIVAATNRDLTKLVSEGRFREDLFYRLRVVEIRLPALRERREDIPALAHHFLDRANAKMRRALDGFTNAAMDRLCAHQWAGNVRELENEIQRAVALAGDEKTVTAEMLSEHVRGPTPAQGARGIVLPIEQDMNRAVDALKAAMIQEALKSAGNVTRAAEKLGIPRQSLQKMMKRLGLRDEAPEEA, encoded by the coding sequence ATGTCGGACTCCGAGAATGTCATCGCAGGCGCGCGCCGCGAGCCGGGCGCGCATCCGTTCACGATCCTGGTCGTGGACGACGAGCCCGCGATCCTCGAGTCGATCGAGCTCACGCTCGGCGACGACTACCGCGTGCTCACCGCGCTGAACGCACGCGAGGCCCTGGGCCTGCTCGAGCGCGAAGAAGTGGCGCTGATCATCGCGGACCAGGTCATGCCGGGCATGAACGGCGCGAGCTTCCTCGAGCGCGCCGTCGCGATTCGGCCGCGCGCGGTGCGGCTCATGCTGACCGGTTACGCCGACATCCACGCGATCATCCGCGCGATCAACGAGGGCAAGATCTATCGCTACATCGCGAAGCCGTGGGAGCCGGATCAGCTGCGGCTCGACGTGAAGAACGCGCTGGACGCCTACCAGCTCACCGCCGAGAACGCGCAGCTCGCGAGTGCGCTCGCGATCGCGAACGAGAAGCTGCGCGCCGAGAACCTCTACCTGCGCCAGCAGGTGCAGAAGACGTACGCGTTCGATCAGCTCGTGGGCGCGGCGCCGTCGATGCAGCGCGTGTTCGACGTGATGCAGAAGGTCGCGCAGACCGACGCGACCGTGCTCGTTACGGGCGAGACGGGCACCGGCAAAGATCTCGTCGCGCGCGCGATCCACTACGCAGGCTCGCGCAAGGAGAAGCGCTTCGTCGCGCAGAACTGCGGCGCGCTGCCGGACACGCTGCTCGAGAGCGAGCTGTTCGGGCACAAGCGCGGCGCGTTCACCGGCGCCCACGCGGACAAGAAGGGCCTGTTCGAGATCGCCGACGGCGGCACGATCTTTCTCGACGAGATCGGCGAGACCGAGCCCGGCATGCAGGTGCGCCTGCTGCGGGTGCTGCAGGACGGCGAGATTCGCCCGCTCGGCTCCTCCGACGTGAAGCGCGTCGACGTGCGCATCGTCGCGGCGACCAATCGCGACCTCACGAAGCTCGTCAGCGAGGGCCGCTTCCGCGAGGACCTGTTCTATCGCCTGCGCGTCGTCGAGATTCGCCTGCCCGCGCTGCGCGAGCGGCGTGAGGACATCCCCGCGCTCGCGCATCACTTCCTCGACCGCGCGAACGCGAAGATGCGGCGCGCGCTGGACGGCTTCACGAACGCCGCGATGGATCGCCTGTGCGCGCACCAGTGGGCCGGCAACGTGCGCGAGCTCGAGAACGAGATTCAGCGCGCGGTGGCGCTCGCGGGCGACGAGAAGACCGTCACGGCCGAGATGCTCTCCGAGCACGTGCGCGGCCCGACGCCGGCGCAGGGCGCGAGGGGCATCGTGCTCCCGATCGAGCAGGACATGAACCGCGCCGTGGACGCGCTCAAGGCCGCGATGATCCAAGAGGCGCTGAAGAGCGCCGGCAACGTGACGCGAGCTGCGGAGAAGCTCGGCATTCCGCGCCAGTCGCTGCAGAAGATGATGAAGCGGCTCGGGCTGCGCGACGAAGCGCCGGAAGAGGCCTAG
- the wecB gene encoding UDP-N-acetylglucosamine 2-epimerase (non-hydrolyzing), with the protein MSVALVIGVRPEVVKMAPVIRACRTLGFDSFVLHTGQHYDWALDGLFFAQLELEKPDVRLDVRGGAREEQLTRTRAAVREVLEAKRARAIVVQGDTNSTLGAAFGGLDAGIPVVHVEAGLRCGDLRMAEEHNRRECDAFAQLLCAPTELSRSNLLGEHVPGQIAVTGNTVVDELHRQLARLPAPDLSSFVVAPGEFLLATVHRRETVEDDAALRDVFRGLELAAEHAGMPVVAPLHPRTQQRLAEVGVALGKRVRAIPPAGYVEFMQLHRSAALVLTDSGGVQEEACVLGVPCVILRETTERPEAVHVGAARIAGVSADAILDATRALLGRRGHWQNPFGDGKAGERIAKLVAELIA; encoded by the coding sequence ATGAGCGTCGCGCTCGTGATCGGGGTTCGGCCCGAAGTCGTGAAGATGGCCCCGGTGATCCGCGCGTGCCGCACGCTCGGCTTCGACTCGTTCGTGCTGCACACGGGCCAGCACTACGACTGGGCGCTCGACGGCCTGTTCTTCGCGCAGCTCGAGCTGGAGAAGCCCGACGTGCGGCTCGACGTGCGCGGTGGCGCGCGCGAAGAGCAGCTCACACGCACGCGCGCCGCGGTGCGCGAAGTGCTCGAAGCGAAGCGCGCCCGCGCGATCGTCGTGCAGGGCGACACGAACTCGACGCTCGGCGCCGCCTTCGGCGGCCTCGACGCGGGCATCCCGGTCGTGCACGTCGAGGCGGGCCTGCGCTGCGGCGACCTGCGCATGGCGGAGGAGCACAATCGCCGCGAGTGCGATGCGTTCGCGCAACTGCTGTGTGCGCCGACCGAGCTCTCGCGCTCGAACTTGCTGGGCGAGCACGTCCCGGGGCAGATCGCGGTCACCGGAAACACCGTCGTGGACGAGCTCCACCGACAGCTCGCGCGCCTGCCTGCGCCAGACTTGTCGAGCTTCGTCGTCGCGCCTGGCGAATTCCTGCTCGCGACCGTGCATCGGCGCGAGACGGTCGAGGACGACGCAGCGCTGCGCGATGTCTTCCGCGGACTCGAGCTCGCGGCCGAGCATGCGGGCATGCCCGTCGTCGCGCCGCTGCACCCGCGCACGCAGCAGCGGCTCGCGGAGGTGGGAGTCGCGCTCGGCAAGCGCGTGCGCGCGATTCCGCCGGCTGGCTACGTGGAGTTCATGCAGCTGCATCGCAGCGCGGCGCTCGTGCTGACCGATTCGGGCGGCGTCCAGGAAGAAGCCTGCGTGCTGGGCGTGCCGTGCGTGATTCTGCGCGAGACGACCGAGCGTCCCGAGGCCGTGCACGTCGGCGCCGCGCGCATCGCAGGCGTGAGCGCGGATGCGATCCTCGACGCCACGAGGGCGCTGCTCGGCCGCCGCGGGCACTGGCAGAATCCGTTCGGCGACGGCAAAGCGGGCGAGCGCATCGCAAAGCTCGTTGCCGAGCTGATCGCCTAG
- a CDS encoding glycosyltransferase family 2 protein, translating to MIRVMLCAYNEERDIHRLLLRVTDTLKRHGAPWSVLLVDDGSADATVAEARRAERDLDGALALEVVSHAKNAGLGAALRTGFTWMREHAAADDVVITFDADNTHPPEQIPQLLAALDRGYELAIASRYQPGATVAGVPAYRAALSDVAGTILRTVLPIPGVREYTCCYRAYRMGLLRRAFDAYGDGFIAEGGFAAVSDILLRLRPLGVRATEIPIQLDYASRVGASKMRAIPTAIRTLRFALRRRLEQSFGRSAA from the coding sequence ATGATTCGCGTGATGCTGTGCGCCTACAACGAGGAGCGCGACATCCATCGCCTCTTGCTGCGCGTCACCGACACGCTGAAGCGCCACGGAGCGCCGTGGTCGGTGCTGCTCGTGGACGACGGCAGCGCGGACGCGACGGTCGCCGAGGCGCGCCGCGCCGAGCGCGACCTCGACGGCGCGCTCGCGCTCGAGGTCGTGAGCCACGCAAAGAACGCGGGGCTCGGTGCAGCGCTGCGCACGGGCTTCACGTGGATGCGCGAACACGCGGCGGCGGACGACGTCGTGATCACGTTCGACGCGGACAACACGCATCCGCCCGAGCAAATCCCGCAGCTGCTGGCGGCCCTCGATCGCGGCTACGAGCTCGCGATCGCGTCGCGCTACCAGCCTGGCGCGACGGTCGCGGGCGTGCCGGCCTATCGCGCCGCGCTCTCCGACGTCGCGGGCACGATCCTGCGCACGGTGCTGCCGATCCCCGGCGTGCGCGAATACACGTGTTGCTACCGCGCGTACCGCATGGGCTTGTTGCGGCGCGCCTTCGACGCATACGGCGACGGCTTCATCGCCGAAGGCGGTTTCGCGGCGGTCTCGGACATTCTCCTGCGCCTGCGCCCGCTCGGCGTGCGCGCGACCGAGATCCCGATCCAGCTCGACTACGCGAGCCGGGTCGGCGCGAGCAAGATGCGTGCGATCCCGACCGCCATCCGTACGCTGCGCTTCGCGCTGCGGCGCCGGCTGGAGCAGTCGTTCGGCCGGAGCGCCGCATGA
- a CDS encoding FAD-dependent oxidoreductase yields the protein MDVAILGGGISGLATARRLQQRGHAVTLYEAEERLGGLGGTFSHDGLELEKFYHCMLPIDAALLAHVQELGLAYELRWSSTGMGFPVRETTYPLNTPLDLLRFAPLGWIDRVRLGLIAVYARLAGTREGLDGVTAADFVRKIAGPRAFELIWKPLLAAKIGDHYPALPALWLTTRMHREKNVSREEKGCLLGGYRSLIDAFAQDLVARGAPLHTKSPVAALAIEGRSVRVAFGDGRSAQHDAVVSTLPLPMFQRLAKDCALPPAIADLALDYQGVVSGVFITDRALTPYYWAPWVDCGATSQGLIAMSRVVPLERTRGLHVHYTVNYTHRTSELYGLPDSELLARYEADLCRIHPEARGAIVGRYLFRAPFVEPMWTTGYAKKKPPHVAVPGRLYLTSTSQLYPRVNSWNACCEMVDEAVAEIAADLAGERR from the coding sequence TTGGACGTAGCGATTCTGGGCGGCGGGATCTCCGGGCTGGCGACCGCGCGGCGTCTTCAGCAGCGCGGCCATGCCGTCACGCTGTATGAGGCCGAGGAACGGCTCGGCGGTCTCGGCGGCACCTTCAGCCACGACGGGCTCGAGCTCGAGAAGTTCTATCACTGCATGCTGCCGATCGACGCGGCCCTGCTCGCCCACGTGCAGGAGCTCGGGCTCGCCTACGAGCTGCGCTGGAGCTCGACGGGCATGGGCTTCCCCGTTCGCGAGACGACCTACCCGCTGAACACCCCCCTCGACCTGCTTCGCTTTGCGCCGTTGGGCTGGATCGACCGCGTTCGCCTCGGTCTGATCGCCGTGTACGCGCGGCTCGCCGGCACGCGCGAGGGGCTCGACGGCGTGACTGCCGCCGACTTCGTGCGCAAGATCGCCGGGCCGCGCGCGTTCGAGCTGATCTGGAAGCCGCTGCTCGCGGCAAAGATCGGTGACCACTACCCCGCGCTCCCTGCGCTCTGGCTCACGACGCGCATGCATCGCGAGAAGAACGTCTCGCGCGAGGAGAAGGGCTGCCTGCTCGGCGGCTATCGCTCGCTGATCGACGCGTTCGCGCAGGACCTCGTCGCTCGCGGCGCGCCGCTGCACACGAAGAGCCCGGTCGCAGCGCTCGCCATCGAGGGGCGCAGCGTGCGAGTCGCGTTCGGGGACGGCCGGAGCGCGCAGCACGACGCCGTGGTCTCCACTCTCCCCCTTCCGATGTTTCAGCGCCTCGCGAAAGACTGCGCCTTGCCGCCGGCGATCGCAGACCTCGCGCTCGACTACCAAGGCGTGGTGAGCGGCGTGTTCATCACGGATCGCGCGCTCACTCCGTACTACTGGGCGCCCTGGGTCGACTGCGGCGCGACCTCACAAGGCCTGATCGCGATGTCGCGCGTCGTGCCGCTCGAGCGCACGCGCGGGCTCCACGTCCACTACACGGTGAACTACACGCACCGCACGAGCGAGCTCTACGGCTTGCCCGATTCGGAGCTGCTCGCGCGCTACGAAGCCGACCTGTGCCGGATTCACCCGGAAGCGCGCGGCGCGATCGTCGGTCGCTACCTGTTCCGCGCGCCCTTCGTCGAGCCGATGTGGACGACCGGCTACGCCAAGAAGAAGCCTCCGCACGTGGCCGTGCCCGGCCGTCTCTACCTGACGAGCACGTCGCAGCTCTATCCGCGCGTCAACTCGTGGAACGCGTGCTGCGAGATGGTGGACGAAGCGGTGGCTGAGATCGCCGCCGATCTCGCCGGAGAGCGTCGATGA
- a CDS encoding polysaccharide deacetylase family protein gives MTPKLKRIPATLSVDVDPVDAHLAGYGVIGQPPDSACYERAVPRLLEAFAAHGVRATFFWVARDAERSAAALRAVVAAGHEVASHSLTHAEAWRNAGSAEVAHELRESKQRLEQCAGASVVGFRSPGWHGPRGLHEELARAGYRYDASSFPSPLLGAMSALLFLGSRGRRRVPLGAGQWFAPRAPSQLARGLTEFPVSVTRRLRFPVYHTLRYSVSSARFERLLEALAREGHELSYPLHAVDALGLREDGIEQRLARHPGMSMALEEKLSLLYSTLRAIAERFSPAPYCQRLATLGHVGEPASA, from the coding sequence GTGACGCCGAAGTTGAAGCGCATTCCCGCGACGCTGAGTGTCGATGTCGACCCCGTAGATGCTCACCTCGCGGGCTACGGAGTCATCGGCCAGCCGCCCGACTCAGCCTGCTACGAGCGCGCGGTCCCGCGGCTGCTCGAGGCCTTCGCTGCACACGGGGTGCGCGCGACCTTCTTCTGGGTTGCGCGCGATGCCGAGCGCAGCGCCGCAGCGCTGCGAGCCGTCGTCGCAGCGGGCCACGAGGTCGCGAGCCACTCGCTGACCCACGCCGAAGCCTGGCGCAACGCTGGCTCCGCCGAGGTTGCGCACGAGTTGCGCGAGTCGAAGCAGCGCCTCGAACAATGCGCCGGGGCCTCTGTGGTGGGGTTTCGCTCGCCGGGATGGCACGGTCCGCGCGGTCTCCACGAGGAGCTCGCGCGAGCCGGCTATCGCTACGACGCCTCCTCGTTCCCGTCGCCGCTGCTCGGCGCGATGAGCGCCCTGTTGTTCTTGGGCAGCCGAGGGCGGCGCCGCGTTCCGCTCGGGGCGGGGCAATGGTTCGCGCCGAGAGCGCCTTCGCAGCTCGCGCGCGGCCTCACGGAGTTCCCGGTGAGCGTGACGCGCCGACTGCGTTTCCCCGTCTACCACACGCTGCGCTACTCGGTTTCGAGCGCGCGCTTCGAGCGCCTCCTCGAGGCGCTCGCTCGCGAGGGCCACGAGTTGTCGTATCCGCTGCACGCCGTGGATGCGCTGGGCCTCCGGGAGGATGGCATCGAGCAGCGGCTCGCCCGTCACCCGGGGATGTCCATGGCGCTCGAGGAAAAGCTGAGTCTTCTCTACTCTACGCTGCGCGCGATCGCGGAGAGATTCTCGCCCGCCCCGTACTGCCAGCGCCTCGCAACGCTCGGGCACGTGGGGGAGCCAGCGAGCGCATGA
- a CDS encoding glycosyltransferase family 39 protein, producing the protein MASAYAPYLGWKLLRGELKPEASFPFGLARPTESITHLTWIGRGVALAFALMCVLGVFAIGRELWGRRVGFAGALAWLVTFPFSYYATTGNVDGPMLAWISWALVFAAKAVRDTLSPKVAITLGALVACVGATKDQGAGCFFLVGMALVLRHLLRGDAHRWWRLEGRWVSPLLAVASLVATYSVVGGLIFSPHRFSKHLDTMLSVGARVGEQIYLRYPVTAHGVWLQTVDLANHLYDAVGGVNLALAFAGVVIALLRDRAALVLAASSAGMFLVLLAPLYSKIQYVLPVALPLCPFVGFALDRIASKTRFSPVVWTGFALLIAWRSFAVIDLAHARINDSRYEAAAWFESQARDGDTVVFFGADSNNTHMPARLRSVGVNYRAEGREVLARVNPEFVLVQPDGADENRRRIEWRVGPHSIRSTYVDDALWADLTGGRTVYVLVAQFQTPRRFPWADRPNLAYPMVNPPVLIFARADRAEGMPPLEPWTTAPQNPPLRRANEPPIHER; encoded by the coding sequence TTGGCGAGCGCTTACGCCCCGTACCTCGGCTGGAAGCTATTGCGCGGCGAGCTGAAGCCCGAAGCCAGCTTCCCATTCGGCCTCGCGCGTCCTACCGAGTCGATCACTCACCTCACGTGGATCGGGCGTGGAGTCGCTCTGGCATTCGCCTTGATGTGCGTGCTCGGCGTCTTCGCGATCGGGCGCGAGCTCTGGGGGCGTCGCGTTGGATTTGCCGGGGCGCTCGCATGGCTCGTGACGTTCCCGTTCTCGTACTACGCGACCACGGGAAACGTGGACGGCCCCATGCTCGCGTGGATCAGCTGGGCGCTCGTCTTTGCCGCCAAGGCGGTTCGCGACACGCTCTCGCCGAAGGTCGCGATCACGCTCGGCGCTCTCGTGGCATGCGTCGGCGCAACGAAGGACCAGGGAGCTGGCTGCTTCTTCCTCGTCGGGATGGCACTCGTGTTGCGGCATCTGCTGCGCGGCGACGCGCACCGCTGGTGGCGACTCGAGGGCCGCTGGGTGAGTCCGCTGCTCGCGGTCGCGAGTCTCGTCGCGACGTACAGCGTCGTGGGCGGCCTCATCTTCTCCCCACACCGCTTTTCGAAACATCTCGACACGATGTTGTCGGTCGGCGCTCGCGTCGGCGAGCAGATCTACCTGCGGTATCCGGTGACCGCGCACGGCGTCTGGCTGCAGACGGTCGACCTCGCGAACCACCTGTACGACGCCGTGGGCGGCGTGAACCTCGCGCTCGCCTTCGCGGGAGTCGTGATTGCGCTGCTTCGCGACCGCGCGGCGCTGGTACTGGCCGCGTCGAGCGCCGGCATGTTTCTGGTGTTGCTCGCGCCGCTGTACAGCAAGATCCAGTACGTCCTTCCCGTCGCGCTGCCGCTGTGCCCCTTCGTCGGGTTCGCGCTCGATCGCATCGCGAGCAAGACCCGATTCTCACCCGTGGTGTGGACTGGCTTCGCCCTACTCATCGCGTGGAGATCGTTCGCGGTCATCGACCTCGCGCACGCGCGCATCAACGACTCGCGATACGAGGCGGCCGCCTGGTTCGAGAGCCAGGCGCGCGACGGCGACACGGTCGTGTTCTTCGGGGCAGACTCGAACAACACGCACATGCCGGCGCGGCTGCGCTCGGTCGGCGTGAACTACCGCGCGGAAGGGCGTGAGGTCCTCGCGCGCGTGAACCCGGAGTTCGTGCTCGTTCAGCCCGACGGCGCCGACGAGAACCGCAGGCGCATCGAATGGCGCGTCGGACCGCACTCGATTCGATCCACCTACGTCGACGACGCGCTCTGGGCGGATCTCACCGGCGGGCGGACCGTATACGTGCTGGTCGCTCAATTTCAAACGCCGAGGCGATTCCCCTGGGCAGACCGCCCGAACCTCGCCTACCCGATGGTCAATCCGCCGGTCCTGATCTTCGCGCGCGCGGATCGCGCAGAAGGCATGCCGCCTCTCGAGCCTTGGACGACGGCGCCGCAGAACCCGCCGCTGCGCCGCGCCAACGAGCCGCCGATCCACGAGCGCTAA